A DNA window from Bacteroides cellulosilyticus contains the following coding sequences:
- a CDS encoding transglutaminase domain-containing protein, whose protein sequence is MTSMFRQSTNRLTVWLFALCLFFPFCKLSSAWRNVAAQDKAFSTSAVSKASPDSIMPERLTFPDSVALAAPEAAGRSVSSLVAYLKQHLSTDDQLARAIYTWVSRNIKYNVYITYTSRSEEANETKEIQKILSERKGICQDYALLFKALAKEAGMDAYVINGYNRRDGALLPDPHEWCAAKVNGKWYMFDPTWGAGFVENYQFIPSPNHRFCKLLPDTLLKTHMPFDPMFQFRERPLSYEEFDTGVVDEQRSVPVFYWADTLALYARQDTLERLASARQRMLSNGRSNDLVYYMLELTSNNIRIAGYQKILNAYNMAMDLQGKATDAINEFVRYRNKAFEPLKPDAEIQAMVDVPEELINRADSAINSIRTAPERYREPILKLRDQIMEVATTVYKHKLFLRQYFKLPPKQRKGMFKQTK, encoded by the coding sequence ATGACAAGTATGTTCCGGCAATCAACAAACAGGCTCACGGTATGGCTATTCGCCCTCTGCCTCTTTTTTCCTTTCTGCAAATTGTCTTCTGCATGGCGTAATGTCGCCGCGCAGGATAAGGCTTTTTCAACTTCAGCCGTATCAAAAGCATCCCCTGACAGTATAATGCCTGAACGCCTTACATTTCCCGATTCCGTGGCACTTGCAGCACCCGAAGCTGCCGGAAGGAGCGTTTCTTCTCTTGTAGCTTACCTGAAACAGCATCTCAGCACAGACGACCAACTGGCACGCGCCATCTATACCTGGGTTTCAAGAAATATTAAATACAATGTGTACATAACTTATACCTCGCGCAGCGAGGAAGCAAACGAAACGAAAGAAATACAAAAGATACTGTCCGAACGCAAAGGTATCTGTCAGGATTACGCATTGCTTTTTAAAGCGCTGGCGAAGGAAGCGGGAATGGACGCTTATGTTATTAATGGCTATAACCGCAGGGACGGTGCCTTATTGCCCGACCCACACGAATGGTGCGCAGCCAAAGTAAATGGAAAATGGTATATGTTCGACCCTACATGGGGCGCAGGATTTGTGGAAAACTACCAGTTCATTCCTTCCCCGAATCATCGTTTCTGCAAGCTGTTGCCGGATACATTGCTGAAAACACACATGCCTTTCGATCCGATGTTCCAGTTCCGCGAACGTCCACTGAGCTATGAAGAGTTTGATACAGGAGTTGTGGATGAACAACGCTCCGTACCGGTATTCTATTGGGCGGATACATTGGCTCTATATGCAAGGCAGGATACACTGGAAAGACTGGCAAGTGCCAGACAGCGCATGTTATCGAACGGGCGGAGCAATGACTTGGTTTATTATATGCTGGAACTTACGAGTAACAACATCCGCATAGCCGGTTACCAGAAGATTCTGAATGCTTACAATATGGCAATGGATTTACAGGGAAAAGCTACGGATGCCATCAATGAATTCGTCCGTTACCGGAATAAGGCATTTGAGCCCCTGAAACCGGATGCAGAAATTCAGGCGATGGTAGATGTCCCCGAGGAATTGATAAACCGGGCAGACAGTGCGATCAATAGCATCCGCACCGCACCGGAGAGATACCGGGAACCTATCCTGAAATTACGGGATCAGATAATGGAAGTGGCAACAACCGTATATAAACATAAACTTTTTCTGAGGCAGTACTTTAAGCTACCGCCCAAGCAGAGGAAAGGGATGTTTAAGCAGACGAAATAA
- a CDS encoding peptidylprolyl isomerase, producing MRRNFTVLLTILICSVTACQSGQKKDRNMDQETKLKIETTAGDIIVKLYNETPQHRDNFIKLAEEGTYEGTLFHRVIKDFMIQAGDPESKNAPKGKMLGAGDVGYTIPAEFVYPKYFHKKGALSAARQGDNVNPKKESSGCQFYIVTGKVYNDTTLLGMENQMNQNRLTTVFNALAQKHMKEIYKMRKENDQDGLMNLQDSLFAQAEAEVAKQPEFHFTPEQVKAYTTVGGTPHLDGEYTVFGEVIEGMDIVDKIQQVKTDRSDRPEEDVKIKKVTVLD from the coding sequence ATGAGGAGGAATTTCACTGTATTATTAACCATACTGATTTGCAGCGTTACAGCCTGCCAATCGGGACAAAAGAAAGATAGAAACATGGATCAGGAAACTAAATTGAAGATTGAAACAACTGCGGGTGACATTATCGTGAAACTGTATAATGAGACACCGCAACATCGTGATAACTTCATCAAACTGGCGGAGGAGGGTACATACGAAGGTACATTGTTCCACCGTGTCATCAAGGATTTTATGATACAGGCAGGCGACCCTGAGTCAAAGAATGCTCCGAAAGGAAAGATGCTGGGTGCAGGTGATGTAGGTTATACTATTCCGGCTGAGTTTGTTTATCCGAAGTATTTCCATAAGAAAGGTGCATTGTCGGCTGCGCGTCAGGGTGACAATGTGAATCCGAAGAAGGAATCATCAGGTTGCCAGTTCTACATTGTGACGGGTAAAGTGTATAATGATACTACGTTGCTGGGGATGGAGAACCAGATGAACCAGAATCGTCTGACTACTGTGTTCAATGCTTTGGCACAGAAGCACATGAAGGAAATCTATAAGATGCGTAAGGAAAATGACCAGGATGGTCTGATGAACTTGCAGGATAGCCTGTTTGCGCAGGCTGAGGCGGAAGTTGCCAAGCAACCGGAATTCCACTTCACACCGGAGCAGGTGAAGGCTTACACTACGGTAGGTGGTACTCCGCATTTGGATGGTGAATATACTGTGTTCGGCGAAGTGATCGAAGGCATGGATATAGTAGATAAGATACAACAGGTAAAAACAGATCGTAGCGACCGCCCGGAAGAGGATGTGAAGATCAAGAAAGTGACAGTGTTGGACTAA
- a CDS encoding sigma-54-dependent transcriptional regulator — protein sequence MKSILIVEDDITYGMMLKTWLGKKGFQVASVSSIARAQKHLETEGADLILSDLRLPDKDGIDLLKWLGEQGLSVPLIMMTSYADIQSAVQAMKLGASDYVAKPVNPDELLKKISEAVKQPAASPKQTISSGKGESTHQKNAGGAPSSDYLEGESDAAKQLYNYVRLVAPTTMSVLINGASGTGKEYVAHRIHQLSKRAGQPFVAIDCGSIPKELAASEFFGHVKGSFTGALTDKTGAFVAANGGTIFLDEIGNLSYEVQIQLLRALQERKIRPVGSNKEITVDVRLVSATNEDLEQAIEKGTFRQDLFHRINEFTLRMPELKDRREDILLFANFFLDQANRELDKQLIGFDDAASKALLEYHWPGNLRQMKNVVRRATLLAQDQLITLRELTELQQITHPHVGLPLRNEETEKHQIIEALRQTGNNKSRAAQLLGIDRKTLYNKLKLYEIES from the coding sequence ATGAAATCCATACTCATCGTTGAAGACGACATTACTTACGGTATGATGCTGAAGACCTGGTTAGGCAAAAAAGGCTTTCAGGTAGCTTCCGTCAGCAGTATCGCCCGCGCCCAGAAACATTTGGAAACAGAGGGTGCCGACTTGATTTTGTCCGACCTGCGTCTGCCCGACAAGGACGGCATCGATCTGTTGAAGTGGTTGGGAGAGCAAGGTCTGTCCGTTCCGCTCATCATGATGACAAGCTATGCTGATATACAATCGGCGGTGCAAGCCATGAAATTAGGTGCCAGCGACTACGTTGCCAAGCCTGTAAATCCGGACGAGCTTCTGAAGAAAATCAGTGAGGCTGTGAAACAACCCGCTGCTTCCCCCAAACAAACCATCAGTTCCGGAAAAGGAGAAAGTACCCATCAGAAAAATGCAGGCGGCGCTCCGTCTTCCGACTATCTGGAAGGAGAAAGTGATGCTGCCAAGCAACTTTATAATTATGTAAGACTGGTTGCCCCCACCACAATGTCGGTACTGATCAATGGTGCCAGCGGAACGGGTAAAGAGTATGTAGCCCACCGTATCCATCAACTCAGCAAGCGTGCCGGACAGCCCTTCGTCGCCATCGACTGTGGCTCCATCCCTAAAGAACTTGCCGCATCGGAGTTCTTCGGACACGTGAAAGGTTCATTCACCGGAGCATTGACAGACAAAACAGGAGCCTTTGTTGCAGCCAACGGAGGAACCATCTTCCTCGATGAAATAGGTAATCTCAGCTACGAAGTCCAGATACAACTACTACGTGCCTTGCAGGAACGAAAAATACGTCCGGTAGGTTCCAATAAAGAAATCACTGTAGATGTTCGTTTGGTTTCCGCAACAAATGAAGATTTGGAACAAGCCATTGAGAAAGGAACTTTCCGTCAGGATCTGTTCCACCGTATCAATGAATTCACCCTGCGCATGCCCGAACTCAAGGACCGGAGAGAAGACATCCTTCTCTTTGCCAACTTCTTCCTCGACCAAGCCAACCGGGAACTGGACAAACAGTTAATCGGATTCGATGATGCAGCATCCAAAGCATTGCTGGAATACCACTGGCCGGGAAATCTGCGACAGATGAAGAATGTGGTACGACGCGCCACCCTATTGGCACAAGACCAACTTATTACACTGAGAGAACTAACCGAACTGCAGCAAATCACTCATCCCCATGTAGGTCTGCCATTGCGTAATGAAGAAACAGAAAAGCATCAGATTATCGAAGCACTGCGGCAAACGGGAAATAATAAAAGCCGGGCGGCGCAACTGCTGGGCATAGACCGTAAAACATTATACAATAAGCTGAAACTTTACGAAATAGAGAGCTAA
- a CDS encoding hybrid sensor histidine kinase/response regulator gives MNNVSKKKIAAGYAVLLAVLLYSLFFVHREMENLMSSDNTDILRTDSLIGLLREKDANTVRLLRTLSEANDSMISAREVEQIIAEQDTIITQQRVQRRVIARRDTVVTQPKKKGFFRRLGEVFVPPRKDSAVQVQTTLEVATDTVLDAYNPVDSLHAKLRTVARQKKATNSVMQRRKRTLQRLDHALSARIDSLLKGYEQETLMRAREEAEYQKAVRHRSATIISGIAAGAVVLSVIFLVMIWRDVTRSNRYRHQLEEANRFAEELLASREKLMLAITHDFKAPLGSIMGYADLLSRLTVDERQRFYLDNMKTSSEHLLKLVTDLLDFHRLDLNKAEINRVTFHPARLLEEIYVSFEPLTSAKGLSLKCEIDPELKGAFISDPLRLRQIVNNLLSNAVKFTSAGGITLTASFVPKGDSVFPGNHLKLSVIDTGKGMEPGDRERIFQEFTRLPGAQGEEGFGLGLSIVRMLVQLLEGRIEVDSALGKGSTFTLRVPLYPVALDNDTSALNDQTSGDPQTQIPALHILLIDDDRIQLTLTAAMLAQSGITSVTCLQLDELLEALRTDTFDVLLTDVQMPAMNGFDLLNLLRASNIPQAKTIPVVAVTARSDMKREEFLQHGFAGSLHKPFTVNELLTEIGVLQADIATVDTAPSSALNFSALTAFSGDDPDAAKSILESFVVETRLNVDRLRQALETEDTDGIAAMGHKMLPLFTLLGASELVTLLKELEASRGVPFDEKIKEKSLAALRLIGDILEQAAKKV, from the coding sequence ATGAACAATGTCTCCAAGAAGAAGATAGCTGCCGGTTATGCTGTCCTGTTGGCAGTCTTACTTTATTCCCTGTTCTTCGTGCACCGGGAAATGGAGAATCTTATGAGTTCGGATAATACTGATATTCTGCGCACGGACAGTCTGATAGGACTTTTGAGGGAAAAGGATGCTAATACCGTCCGCCTGCTGCGCACACTGAGCGAAGCCAATGACAGCATGATTTCAGCCCGTGAAGTGGAACAGATTATTGCCGAACAGGATACTATTATCACCCAGCAACGTGTACAACGTCGGGTTATTGCCCGCCGCGATACGGTTGTGACACAACCTAAGAAGAAAGGCTTCTTCCGCCGTCTGGGAGAAGTCTTCGTTCCGCCACGCAAAGATTCTGCTGTTCAGGTGCAAACAACCCTTGAAGTTGCTACGGATACTGTACTCGATGCTTATAATCCGGTTGATTCCCTGCATGCGAAGTTGCGCACTGTTGCCCGACAGAAGAAGGCTACCAATAGTGTGATGCAGCGTCGTAAGCGAACTTTGCAACGTCTTGACCACGCGCTGAGTGCCCGTATCGACAGCCTTTTGAAAGGATATGAACAGGAAACCCTGATGCGTGCCCGTGAAGAAGCTGAGTATCAGAAAGCTGTCCGGCATCGTTCTGCAACGATTATTTCGGGTATTGCTGCCGGGGCTGTTGTGCTGTCCGTTATCTTTCTTGTCATGATCTGGCGGGATGTCACCCGTAGTAACCGTTACCGGCATCAATTGGAAGAGGCCAACCGTTTTGCCGAAGAGTTGCTTGCCTCCCGCGAAAAGTTGATGCTTGCCATTACCCACGACTTCAAAGCTCCTTTAGGTTCCATCATGGGATATGCCGACCTGCTCTCCCGACTCACCGTTGACGAACGGCAGCGCTTCTATCTCGACAACATGAAAACTTCTTCGGAACACCTGTTGAAGCTTGTTACCGACTTGCTCGACTTCCACCGCCTCGACTTGAATAAAGCTGAGATAAATCGGGTTACTTTCCATCCCGCACGCTTGTTAGAAGAAATCTATGTCAGCTTTGAACCACTGACTTCTGCCAAAGGATTGTCTTTGAAGTGTGAGATAGATCCGGAACTGAAAGGAGCTTTTATCAGTGACCCATTGCGCTTACGCCAGATTGTCAATAACCTGCTCTCTAATGCAGTGAAGTTTACTTCGGCGGGCGGCATTACGCTGACTGCCTCTTTTGTGCCGAAAGGCGATTCCGTTTTTCCCGGTAACCATTTGAAACTCTCTGTTATCGATACGGGAAAGGGTATGGAGCCCGGTGATCGTGAGCGTATTTTCCAGGAATTCACCCGTCTGCCCGGAGCACAGGGAGAGGAGGGCTTCGGACTGGGATTGTCCATTGTCCGTATGCTGGTGCAACTGCTGGAGGGACGTATTGAGGTGGACAGTGCGCTCGGAAAGGGAAGTACATTCACGTTACGGGTACCTTTGTATCCGGTGGCATTGGATAATGATACTTCCGCCTTGAATGACCAAACAAGTGGGGACCCACAAACTCAGATACCCGCTTTGCATATTCTCTTGATTGATGACGACCGCATTCAGCTTACTCTCACTGCCGCCATGCTTGCACAGAGTGGCATTACTTCCGTAACCTGCCTGCAACTGGATGAACTCTTGGAAGCCCTCCGTACTGATACTTTCGATGTGTTGCTGACCGATGTGCAAATGCCTGCCATGAATGGTTTCGACTTGCTGAACCTGCTGCGTGCTTCGAATATCCCGCAAGCCAAGACTATTCCGGTGGTTGCCGTTACTGCCCGCAGTGATATGAAACGTGAGGAGTTTCTGCAACATGGCTTTGCCGGAAGTCTGCACAAACCGTTTACGGTGAATGAGTTGCTTACGGAGATTGGCGTTTTACAAGCGGATATTGCTACTGTTGATACCGCCCCTTCTTCTGCTTTGAACTTTTCCGCCCTTACCGCTTTTTCCGGTGATGATCCGGATGCGGCAAAATCCATACTGGAAAGCTTCGTCGTAGAGACACGCCTGAATGTTGATCGCTTGCGACAAGCATTGGAAACAGAAGACACAGACGGCATTGCCGCCATGGGGCACAAGATGCTTCCCCTGTTTACTCTGTTGGGAGCCAGTGAGCTTGTTACTTTATTGAAAGAGCTTGAAGCCTCACGTGGAGTGCCTTTTGATGAAAAAATAAAAGAGAAATCGCTTGCTGCCCTAAGATTGATAGGAGATATACTTGAACAAGCTGCAAAGAAAGTTTAG
- a CDS encoding M16 family metallopeptidase produces the protein MKINKYCLNNGLRLVHYQDLSTQMVALNIVYDVGARDEDPEHTGFAHLFEHLMFGGSVNIPDYDAPLQSAGGENNAWTNNDITNYYLTVPKSNVEIGFWLESDRMLELAFSEQSLEVQRGVVMEEFKQRCLNQPYGDVGHLIRPLAYEVHPYRWPTIGKDLSHIEQATLEEVKAFFYRFYAPNNAVLAVTGNISWEEAVRLTEKWFGPIPRRNVPVRQLPQEPVQTQERRQVVKRPVPLDALFMAYHMCSRGHPDYYAFDILSDILSNGRSSRLNRRLVQEQKLFSGIDAYISGTRDAGLLHISGKPSAGVSLEQAEAAVRKELQELQQVAIEEQELEKVKNKFESTQIFGNINYLNVATNLAWFELTGQAEDIDREVERYRAVTAEQLKVVAQETFREENSVVLYYEKDK, from the coding sequence ATGAAAATAAATAAATACTGTCTTAATAACGGTCTGCGACTGGTGCATTACCAGGATCTCAGTACTCAGATGGTGGCACTGAACATCGTCTATGATGTAGGTGCCCGGGACGAAGATCCCGAACATACCGGCTTTGCCCATCTGTTTGAACATCTGATGTTTGGCGGTTCTGTGAATATACCCGACTATGATGCTCCTTTACAGTCGGCAGGTGGCGAAAACAATGCCTGGACGAACAATGACATTACGAACTATTACCTCACCGTTCCCAAGTCGAATGTAGAGATTGGCTTCTGGCTGGAGTCCGACCGTATGCTGGAACTGGCATTCAGTGAACAAAGCCTTGAAGTGCAGCGCGGTGTGGTCATGGAGGAGTTCAAACAGCGTTGTCTGAACCAGCCTTACGGAGATGTGGGACATCTTATCCGTCCGTTGGCTTACGAAGTGCATCCGTACCGCTGGCCTACCATCGGGAAGGATTTATCGCACATCGAACAAGCTACATTGGAGGAAGTGAAGGCATTCTTCTACCGTTTTTATGCACCTAATAATGCTGTGCTTGCCGTAACCGGAAACATATCGTGGGAAGAAGCTGTCCGGTTAACAGAAAAATGGTTCGGTCCGATTCCCCGCAGGAATGTGCCTGTGCGACAATTGCCGCAGGAACCCGTACAGACGCAGGAACGCAGGCAGGTAGTGAAACGGCCTGTTCCCCTGGATGCATTGTTCATGGCTTATCATATGTGTAGTCGCGGGCATCCTGATTATTACGCTTTTGATATTCTTTCAGATATCCTTAGTAACGGGCGTTCCAGTCGCTTGAACCGTCGGTTGGTGCAGGAACAGAAATTATTCTCCGGCATAGATGCTTATATTTCGGGTACACGTGATGCGGGATTGCTGCATATCAGTGGAAAACCATCAGCCGGAGTGTCACTGGAACAGGCTGAGGCCGCTGTACGTAAAGAGTTGCAGGAGTTGCAGCAAGTGGCGATAGAAGAACAGGAACTGGAGAAAGTAAAGAATAAGTTTGAATCCACCCAGATATTCGGGAATATCAATTACCTGAATGTAGCCACAAATCTGGCATGGTTCGAACTGACCGGGCAGGCAGAAGATATAGACCGTGAGGTAGAACGGTATCGCGCAGTGACGGCAGAGCAGCTGAAGGTAGTTGCACAAGAGACTTTCCGTGAGGAAAACTCGGTGGTATTATATTATGAGAAAGATAAATGA
- a CDS encoding MATE family efflux transporter — MNRLIATYKGHYKALFYLGLPIVIGQMGVIVLGFADTLMVGHHSTAELAAASFTNNLFTLCIIFSTGFSYGLTPVVGEFYGNRRFMEAGQALRSSLLANVLVALLLTLIMTVVYFCVEYMGQPEELIPLIKPYFLVLLASLVFVMLFNGFKQFTDGITQTQTAMWVLLGGNALNIVGNYVLIYGKFGFPEWGLLGAGISTLFSRIVMVIAFALIVFRSRRFLRYKVGFFRLGWSKQMFRKLNGLGWPVGLQMGMETASFSLSTIMVGWLGTIALASHQIMLTISQFTFMMFYGMGAAIAVRVSNFKGQNDMVNVRRSAYAGYHLIMAMAVVLLSIVFLLRNQVGGWFTDSVEVSAMVSSLFLPFLVYQFGDGLQISFANALRGIADVKPMMIIAFISYFVISLPVGYLCGFVLGWGTVGVWMAFPFGLTSAGIMLWLRFRYKTKDK; from the coding sequence ATGAATAGATTAATTGCTACATACAAGGGGCACTATAAAGCCCTCTTTTACTTAGGACTTCCCATTGTTATCGGCCAGATGGGTGTCATTGTTCTTGGATTTGCCGATACCTTGATGGTGGGACATCACAGCACGGCTGAGTTGGCTGCCGCTTCTTTCACCAACAATCTTTTTACACTTTGCATTATTTTCAGTACCGGTTTCTCTTATGGACTGACGCCTGTGGTGGGCGAGTTCTACGGTAATCGTCGTTTCATGGAGGCCGGACAAGCTTTGCGTTCAAGTTTGCTTGCCAATGTGTTGGTAGCACTGTTGCTGACGCTTATCATGACTGTTGTCTATTTCTGTGTGGAATACATGGGACAACCCGAGGAACTGATTCCCTTGATAAAACCTTATTTTCTGGTTCTGCTTGCATCCCTGGTATTTGTCATGCTGTTCAATGGCTTTAAGCAATTTACGGATGGCATTACTCAAACGCAGACTGCCATGTGGGTGCTTCTTGGTGGAAATGCGCTGAATATTGTCGGCAATTATGTGCTGATTTACGGAAAGTTCGGTTTCCCGGAATGGGGATTGCTCGGTGCGGGTATCAGTACCCTGTTCTCACGCATCGTCATGGTTATTGCTTTTGCATTGATTGTTTTTCGTAGTCGGAGGTTCCTGAGATATAAAGTAGGGTTCTTCCGCTTGGGATGGTCGAAACAGATGTTCAGGAAATTGAATGGACTTGGGTGGCCTGTCGGTTTGCAGATGGGCATGGAGACGGCTTCATTCAGTCTCAGCACGATTATGGTCGGTTGGCTGGGAACTATTGCTTTGGCGTCGCATCAGATTATGCTTACTATTTCTCAGTTCACCTTTATGATGTTTTATGGAATGGGGGCGGCGATTGCTGTTCGTGTCAGTAACTTCAAGGGGCAGAACGACATGGTGAATGTCCGCCGTTCGGCATATGCCGGTTATCACCTGATCATGGCAATGGCGGTGGTGCTTCTGAGCATTGTGTTTCTGTTGCGCAATCAGGTGGGGGGCTGGTTTACGGATAGTGTGGAGGTTTCTGCCATGGTATCTTCTCTGTTCCTGCCATTCCTGGTTTATCAGTTTGGTGACGGACTGCAAATCAGTTTTGCCAATGCCCTGCGTGGTATTGCAGACGTAAAACCGATGATGATCATTGCATTTATTTCCTATTTTGTTATATCTTTGCCTGTAGGATACTTATGCGGTTTCGTGCTGGGCTGGGGTACGGTCGGTGTGTGGATGGCCTTCCCGTTCGGACTGACCAGTGCGGGGATTATGCTTTGGCTGCGTTTCCGCTATAAAACGAAAGATAAATGA